The following coding sequences are from one Streptomyces venezuelae window:
- a CDS encoding FAD-dependent oxidoreductase, whose amino-acid sequence MLQVAVVGSGPSGVYAAQSLVQQDRVPDVRVDVLDRLPCPYGLVRYGVAPDHEKIKSLQNNLRTVLEHERVRFLGSVEIGPGALPPARLLGLYHAVVYCVGAAADRRLGVPGEDLPGSFSATEFVSWYSAHPDALADVSAQDGFVRDVESAVVVGVGNVAVDVARMLVRGAAELLPTDMPDAALGVLAGSRVREVSMVGRRGPSQARFTTKELRELGALPDTEVLVDPAELALDPAFADPSGLPPASRRNVEVLRGWAERPERGLARRIRLRFFLRPVSLTAGPTGHVAGTRFERTLPDGSGGVTGSGRYEDIPAQLVLRSVGYRGVPIEGLPFDAGRGTVPHAAGRVLRDGAAAPGEYVAGWIKRGPTGVIGTNRPCSKETVLSLLDDAPALVRRKIPEDPLAGLRAAGLRPVEWPGWLAIESAEAELGRSLGRTIAKIPDWEGLRAAAARGEGRGLTGHT is encoded by the coding sequence GTGCTGCAGGTCGCCGTCGTCGGTTCGGGTCCCAGCGGGGTGTACGCCGCGCAGTCCCTGGTCCAGCAGGACCGGGTGCCGGACGTGCGGGTGGACGTGCTCGACCGTCTCCCCTGCCCGTACGGCCTGGTGCGGTACGGGGTCGCGCCGGACCACGAGAAGATCAAGTCCCTCCAGAACAACCTGCGCACGGTCCTCGAGCACGAGCGCGTACGCTTCCTCGGCTCCGTCGAGATCGGCCCCGGCGCGCTCCCCCCGGCCCGGCTCCTCGGCCTCTACCACGCGGTCGTCTACTGCGTCGGCGCGGCGGCGGACCGCAGGCTCGGGGTGCCCGGCGAGGACCTGCCGGGCAGCTTCTCGGCGACCGAGTTCGTCTCCTGGTACAGCGCGCATCCGGACGCGTTGGCGGACGTGTCCGCGCAGGACGGGTTCGTGCGGGACGTGGAGTCCGCCGTCGTCGTCGGGGTCGGCAACGTCGCGGTGGACGTCGCCCGCATGCTGGTGCGCGGCGCCGCCGAACTGCTCCCCACGGACATGCCGGACGCGGCGCTCGGGGTGCTCGCGGGCAGCCGGGTGCGCGAGGTGTCGATGGTGGGCCGGCGCGGTCCTTCGCAGGCGCGATTCACCACCAAGGAGCTGCGGGAGCTCGGTGCGCTGCCGGACACGGAGGTCCTGGTGGACCCGGCGGAGCTGGCGCTCGACCCCGCGTTCGCCGACCCGTCGGGGCTGCCCCCGGCGAGCCGCCGCAACGTGGAGGTGCTGCGCGGCTGGGCCGAGCGTCCCGAGCGGGGCCTGGCCCGCCGGATCAGGCTGCGCTTCTTCCTGCGCCCGGTGTCGCTGACGGCCGGTCCGACGGGGCACGTCGCAGGGACCCGCTTCGAGCGGACCCTGCCGGACGGCTCGGGCGGCGTGACGGGGTCGGGACGGTACGAGGACATTCCGGCGCAGCTGGTGCTGCGTTCGGTGGGCTACCGCGGAGTGCCCATCGAGGGCCTGCCGTTCGACGCGGGGCGGGGCACGGTGCCGCACGCGGCGGGGCGGGTGCTGCGCGACGGGGCGGCGGCGCCCGGCGAGTACGTGGCGGGCTGGATCAAACGCGGTCCGACCGGCGTCATCGGCACGAACCGCCCCTGCTCCAAGGAGACGGTGCTGTCCCTGCTGGACGACGCCCCCGCTCTCGTGCGGAGGAAGATCCCGGAAGACCCCCTGGCGGGGCTGCGGGCGGCCGGACTGCGCCCCGTGGAGTGGCCGGGCTGGCTTGCCATCGAAAGCGCGGAGGCAGAACTGGGCCGCTCCCTCGGCCGCACGATCGCCAAGATCCCGGACTGGGAGGGGCTGCGGGCGGCGGCGGCTCGGGGCGAGGGGAGGGGGTTGACCGGCCACACGTGA
- a CDS encoding DUF305 domain-containing protein: MLNRRTSAVAAFLAAAVLTLGGCDSEGGGGSGPGAGPEAAAGPSVIAPGKPGETAATMSAKDAARQRSEDDSPNSADFTYTQMMIVHHGQALEMTDLAPKRAESKRVKRLASRIAAAQRPEIGAMKGWLKKHGGPREHAGHDHATMPGMADAAQLKQLRAAKGKAFDELFLKLMITHHSGAVTMAADVLSEGNNIQVEEMANDVVAQQSSEIGRMREMD; this comes from the coding sequence GTGCTCAACCGTCGTACATCCGCCGTCGCCGCGTTCCTGGCGGCAGCCGTTCTCACGCTCGGGGGCTGTGACTCCGAGGGGGGCGGCGGGAGCGGGCCGGGCGCCGGGCCCGAGGCCGCGGCCGGGCCTTCGGTGATCGCGCCGGGCAAGCCGGGCGAGACCGCGGCGACGATGTCCGCGAAGGACGCCGCGCGGCAGAGATCCGAGGACGACTCCCCCAACTCGGCCGACTTCACCTACACGCAGATGATGATCGTCCACCACGGCCAGGCCCTGGAAATGACCGATCTCGCGCCGAAACGGGCGGAGTCGAAGCGCGTCAAGCGGCTCGCGTCGCGCATCGCCGCCGCACAGCGGCCGGAGATCGGCGCGATGAAGGGCTGGCTGAAAAAGCACGGCGGCCCGCGCGAGCACGCCGGGCACGACCACGCCACCATGCCGGGCATGGCCGACGCGGCGCAGTTGAAGCAGCTACGCGCCGCGAAGGGCAAGGCGTTCGACGAGCTCTTCCTGAAACTGATGATCACGCATCACAGCGGGGCGGTCACGATGGCCGCGGACGTGCTCTCCGAGGGCAACAACATCCAGGTCGAGGAGATGGCGAACGACGTGGTGGCGCAGCAGTCCAGCGAGATCGGGCGGATGCGGGAGATGGACTGA
- a CDS encoding DUF6214 family protein, with the protein MPGPSFRVRLTFSDGADVDVTAVVSHGRVTIEDLHAQPPLSPDDFAALVDWIERPLADDAPRAVEPGRRARPAWPRGHAGRRIVAEAYRTAQGQGRDPVLAVMGATGHGRRKALRLIAGARDAGLLTPRHHRR; encoded by the coding sequence GTGCCCGGCCCTTCGTTCCGCGTCCGGCTGACGTTCAGCGACGGCGCCGACGTCGACGTGACCGCCGTCGTGTCGCACGGCCGCGTCACCATCGAGGACCTGCACGCCCAGCCGCCGCTCTCACCGGACGACTTCGCCGCGCTGGTCGACTGGATCGAGCGGCCCCTGGCGGACGACGCACCGCGGGCCGTCGAGCCGGGCCGCCGCGCCCGCCCCGCGTGGCCGCGCGGTCACGCGGGACGCAGGATCGTCGCCGAGGCGTACCGCACCGCGCAGGGGCAGGGCCGCGACCCCGTGCTCGCCGTGATGGGTGCGACCGGACACGGCCGCCGCAAGGCCCTCAGACTCATCGCGGGAGCACGCGACGCGGGCCTCCTGACGCCCCGCCACCACCGCCGTTGA
- a CDS encoding phosphatase PAP2 family protein, which produces MYSAPIDTPTRPPGVRAALTAAALGVPSLLLLLLVALEWRPLLSLDGDISRTTHRWAVDESGVTRVSRVLTDWVWDPWTMRALCAVVVIWLALRGALWLALWLTGTCAVGSAVQQGLKAAVDRPRPVWPDPVDSAHYAAFPSGHAMTAVLVSGLLLWVLHLYGARPAVWRACLTLAVISVVGVGATRVWLGVHWPTDVVGGWLLGALMVALAIMTYAYGPAKRTPEAT; this is translated from the coding sequence ATGTACTCCGCGCCCATCGACACCCCGACCCGACCGCCCGGCGTCCGGGCCGCGCTCACCGCCGCGGCTCTCGGCGTGCCCTCACTCCTCCTGCTCCTCCTGGTCGCACTGGAGTGGCGACCGCTGCTCTCACTCGACGGAGACATCTCGCGCACCACGCACCGCTGGGCGGTGGACGAGTCCGGCGTGACGCGTGTCAGCCGCGTCCTCACCGACTGGGTGTGGGACCCCTGGACGATGCGCGCCCTGTGCGCCGTCGTGGTGATCTGGCTCGCGCTGCGCGGGGCGCTGTGGCTCGCGCTCTGGCTGACCGGGACCTGCGCGGTCGGCTCCGCGGTGCAGCAGGGCCTGAAGGCCGCGGTGGACCGACCGCGGCCGGTCTGGCCGGACCCGGTGGACTCCGCGCACTACGCGGCGTTCCCGTCGGGACACGCGATGACGGCGGTGCTCGTCAGCGGCCTGCTCCTGTGGGTGCTGCACCTGTACGGCGCCCGGCCGGCCGTGTGGCGCGCCTGTCTGACGCTCGCCGTGATCTCCGTCGTCGGCGTGGGAGCGACCCGTGTCTGGCTCGGTGTGCACTGGCCGACGGACGTCGTGGGCGGTTGGCTGCTCGGGGCCCTGATGGTGGCGCTGGCCATCATGACCTACGCGTACGGGCCCGCGAAGCGCACACCCGAGGCGACGTGA
- a CDS encoding TetR/AcrR family transcriptional regulator, translating into MSPRSPSVNEELRRRSRERLLQATVELVGERGYEATTLGHIADRAGAARGLVSYYFPGKRQLLQSAVHRLMHLTLDEALEREPRTEDGHERLARAVDAILGLAVHRPLLMRTHMAGILQAEGFVQCPEQQRLAELLRDTVVRYGSRDPDRDYPLLRALLMGAVFALLIPGAPMPLATLRAELFQRYDLDWKLGFPPGGAPPDGISPNGTSRSSPAASGR; encoded by the coding sequence ATGTCCCCGCGCAGTCCATCGGTCAATGAAGAATTGCGCAGACGTTCCCGGGAGCGGCTGCTGCAGGCGACGGTGGAGCTGGTCGGCGAGCGCGGGTACGAGGCTACGACGCTCGGGCACATCGCCGACCGCGCCGGCGCCGCCCGCGGCCTGGTGTCGTACTACTTCCCGGGCAAACGCCAACTGCTGCAGTCCGCGGTGCACCGGCTCATGCATCTCACGCTCGACGAAGCGCTGGAGCGGGAGCCGCGCACGGAGGACGGGCACGAGCGTCTGGCGCGGGCCGTCGACGCGATTTTGGGCCTCGCCGTCCACAGACCGCTGCTCATGCGCACGCACATGGCGGGGATTCTCCAGGCGGAGGGGTTCGTGCAATGCCCCGAGCAGCAGCGTCTCGCGGAGCTGCTGCGCGACACCGTCGTGCGGTACGGATCGCGGGACCCCGACCGGGACTATCCGCTGCTGCGCGCGCTCCTGATGGGCGCGGTCTTCGCGCTGCTCATCCCGGGGGCGCCGATGCCTCTGGCGACACTGCGCGCCGAGCTGTTCCAGCGGTACGACCTCGACTGGAAGCTCGGCTTCCCGCCGGGCGGCGCACCGCCCGACGGGATTTCTCCGAACGGGACTAGTCGAAGTAGTCCGGCTGCGTCTGGACGTTGA
- a CDS encoding M56 family metallopeptidase, translating to MMVPVALLLLGALTAVVAPRMLARADWPEREPVVALWAWQCVVAGVLLCCALSMVLSAAAAWQAVRGHVFAPAPHDVVEAYALQAPGPWAAATAVLLACGGVWSAAMLAREIVRARARRAGSRAELLVRSPLLPGEEPGNNRLVVLEGERPDAWWLPGQAPQLVITTAALRRLKGRQLDAVLAHEQGHAQARHDWLLYCSGALAIGFPQVRVFAAFRDEMHRLVELAADDVASRRFGRLTIALALVELNEDRGVFGPCPAHQAHVPQRVHRLLAARPRLTAGRRLRLTATAALVPVIPVLVTFVPGLRALG from the coding sequence ATGATGGTCCCCGTCGCACTGCTGCTGCTGGGCGCCCTGACCGCTGTCGTCGCCCCCCGGATGCTCGCGCGGGCCGACTGGCCGGAGCGCGAACCCGTGGTCGCGCTGTGGGCGTGGCAGTGCGTGGTGGCGGGTGTCCTGCTCTGCTGCGCGCTCTCGATGGTCCTGAGCGCGGCCGCCGCCTGGCAGGCCGTGCGCGGTCACGTCTTCGCGCCCGCGCCGCACGACGTGGTCGAGGCGTACGCGCTGCAGGCGCCCGGCCCTTGGGCCGCGGCGACGGCGGTGCTCCTTGCCTGCGGCGGCGTATGGAGCGCGGCCATGCTGGCCAGGGAGATCGTGCGGGCGAGGGCCCGGCGGGCGGGCAGCAGGGCCGAACTGCTCGTGCGCTCCCCGCTGTTGCCGGGCGAGGAGCCGGGCAACAACCGGCTCGTCGTCCTGGAGGGCGAGCGCCCCGACGCCTGGTGGCTGCCGGGGCAGGCTCCTCAACTGGTCATCACCACCGCCGCGTTGCGGCGCCTGAAGGGGCGTCAGCTCGATGCGGTGCTCGCCCACGAGCAGGGTCACGCGCAGGCCAGGCACGACTGGCTGCTGTACTGCTCGGGAGCGCTGGCCATCGGGTTCCCGCAGGTGCGGGTGTTCGCGGCGTTCCGCGACGAGATGCACCGCCTGGTGGAGCTGGCCGCCGACGACGTGGCGTCGCGTCGATTCGGCCGGCTGACCATCGCTCTCGCGCTGGTCGAACTCAACGAGGACCGCGGTGTCTTCGGCCCCTGCCCGGCCCATCAGGCCCACGTCCCGCAGCGCGTGCACCGTCTCCTCGCGGCCCGCCCCCGCCTGACCGCGGGCCGCAGGCTCCGCCTCACGGCGACGGCGGCGCTGGTCCCGGTGATTCCCGTCCTCGTCACGTTCGTACCGGGCCTGCGCGCGCTCGGCTGA
- a CDS encoding DUF5134 domain-containing protein encodes MHGPAQAAWLLVALCAGTGAYCLLRMRSRIEEQRRTAGGEALMGFGMAVMAVPAAVLAPPRWAWLVYAAVFGAAALHTVWAARTHPHHLHHLVGAFAMVYMSVAMATAPGAHAGHGGAGVPLLTGALLLYFAGYVLWSGARLAPRAVAAPTGDTTGGGAAVLGWADRSELALACRLSMGIGMVAMLLTL; translated from the coding sequence GTGCACGGACCGGCACAGGCCGCGTGGCTGCTCGTCGCGCTCTGCGCGGGCACCGGGGCCTACTGTCTGCTGCGCATGCGCAGCCGGATCGAGGAGCAGCGCCGCACGGCGGGCGGTGAGGCGCTCATGGGGTTCGGGATGGCGGTGATGGCGGTGCCCGCGGCCGTGCTCGCGCCGCCGCGCTGGGCGTGGCTGGTCTACGCCGCGGTGTTCGGCGCGGCCGCGCTGCACACCGTGTGGGCGGCCCGCACCCACCCCCACCACCTCCATCACCTCGTCGGCGCCTTCGCGATGGTCTACATGTCGGTGGCGATGGCCACGGCGCCCGGCGCGCACGCGGGCCACGGGGGTGCCGGAGTCCCCTTGCTGACCGGCGCGCTCCTGCTGTACTTCGCCGGGTACGTCCTGTGGTCCGGCGCACGCCTCGCTCCCCGCGCGGTCGCCGCGCCGACGGGCGACACGACGGGGGGCGGCGCGGCGGTGCTGGGGTGGGCGGACCGCTCCGAGCTGGCGCTGGCGTGCCGGCTGTCGATGGGGATCGGGATGGTGGCGATGCTGTTGACGCTGTAG
- a CDS encoding FUSC family protein — translation MSSTPPSPRPVAEAEAEVGTEATPRPVRVRRLPLAGVLRPGKPSDIWFKPATSVVVATAVPNLTLLALGRLDLVMYTMAGSFCALYAHNFPYAARARVLAGVVAGMTASIAVALLTASLTSSAAVLVAVGALLAAAQKTLCDATRVGPPGHLIFTFISSATLFAPQTLGQVPGHLALTLAGGAVAWLVGMAPALVRPHGPERRATARALHATAAYAEAAHADATGPGAERARAAAAGAVHAAWQSLLATGTRTVQARRALARLVVRAEEALAVPEAADPDALRTWAAGLRGTGAVPRPRGVHPGEEEELLGVDAELAGPKVPLWRRLAPGSPLLPVALRTALGCALAGYASLALGIGRPYWALVTAASLYQANVTLTWNRGVQRVVGNLIGVLAFAAIAPFAHLGHAELIVCCLALAFGAEALITRNYWLGSVCVTPMALLVTEFARFQQPGELILDRVVDTLVGAVLGVAAAVLVTNRRAADHIEKAIEATDRAREQAEAGLAGRGAVEPARRRLTAALVDLRAAADAAAGEWWQRALPEQRVLAAERAGHRTLAATVRRLHGHGGENGQGTRARAGAADAWEGARA, via the coding sequence ATGAGCAGTACGCCGCCGTCCCCGCGTCCCGTAGCCGAAGCCGAGGCCGAAGTCGGCACCGAAGCCACACCCCGTCCCGTCCGCGTCCGCAGGCTCCCGCTCGCCGGTGTGCTGCGTCCGGGCAAGCCGTCCGACATCTGGTTCAAGCCCGCGACCAGCGTCGTCGTGGCCACCGCCGTGCCGAACCTGACGCTGCTCGCCCTCGGCCGCCTCGACCTCGTGATGTACACGATGGCCGGATCCTTCTGCGCCCTCTACGCCCACAACTTCCCCTACGCCGCGCGCGCCCGGGTCCTGGCCGGTGTCGTCGCGGGCATGACCGCGAGCATCGCCGTCGCCCTGCTCACCGCCTCCCTCACGAGCTCCGCAGCGGTCCTCGTCGCGGTCGGCGCCCTGCTCGCCGCGGCGCAGAAGACGCTCTGCGACGCCACCCGCGTGGGACCGCCGGGCCACCTGATCTTCACGTTCATCAGCTCGGCGACCCTCTTCGCGCCGCAGACCCTCGGCCAGGTCCCCGGGCACCTCGCCCTCACCCTCGCGGGCGGCGCCGTGGCCTGGCTCGTCGGCATGGCACCCGCCCTCGTGCGCCCGCACGGACCCGAGCGCCGCGCCACCGCACGCGCCCTGCACGCCACCGCCGCCTACGCCGAAGCCGCGCACGCCGACGCCACCGGACCCGGCGCCGAGCGGGCCCGCGCCGCCGCGGCCGGAGCCGTGCACGCCGCCTGGCAGTCGCTGCTCGCCACCGGCACCCGTACCGTGCAGGCCCGGCGCGCCCTGGCCCGCCTCGTCGTCCGCGCCGAGGAGGCCCTCGCCGTGCCCGAGGCCGCCGACCCCGACGCGCTCCGCACCTGGGCGGCAGGACTGCGCGGCACCGGCGCCGTCCCGCGCCCCCGCGGCGTACACCCCGGCGAAGAGGAAGAGCTCCTCGGCGTCGACGCCGAGCTCGCCGGGCCGAAGGTGCCGCTGTGGCGGCGGCTCGCACCCGGCTCCCCGCTCCTGCCCGTGGCGCTGCGCACCGCCCTCGGCTGCGCCCTCGCCGGGTACGCCTCGCTCGCACTCGGCATCGGCCGCCCGTACTGGGCGCTCGTCACGGCCGCCTCCCTCTACCAGGCCAACGTCACCCTCACCTGGAACCGGGGCGTGCAGCGTGTGGTCGGCAACCTCATCGGAGTGCTCGCCTTCGCCGCGATCGCGCCGTTCGCGCACCTCGGCCACGCCGAACTCATCGTCTGCTGCCTCGCCCTCGCCTTCGGAGCGGAGGCGCTGATCACCCGCAACTACTGGCTGGGCAGCGTGTGCGTGACGCCGATGGCGCTGCTCGTCACGGAGTTCGCACGGTTCCAGCAGCCCGGCGAGCTGATCCTCGACCGCGTCGTCGACACCCTCGTCGGCGCCGTGCTCGGCGTCGCGGCGGCCGTCCTCGTCACCAACCGGCGCGCCGCCGACCACATCGAGAAGGCCATCGAGGCCACCGACCGGGCGCGGGAGCAGGCCGAGGCGGGTCTCGCCGGGAGGGGCGCGGTCGAACCCGCGCGGCGCCGCCTCACCGCCGCTCTCGTCGACCTGCGCGCCGCCGCGGACGCGGCCGCCGGAGAATGGTGGCAGCGCGCCCTGCCCGAACAGCGGGTGCTCGCCGCCGAACGCGCCGGACACCGTACGCTCGCGGCGACGGTCCGCAGGCTGCACGGCCACGGCGGAGAGAACGGTCAGGGGACGCGGGCCCGCGCGGGCGCCGCCGACGCCTGGGAGGGCGCACGAGCATGA
- a CDS encoding LVIVD repeat-containing protein, with protein MTLLNNSRTRRRRLGVGAAAAGLLAALLTAAPAGAVPDPGDSPAAPKSVSKSDEARTEKAIERGEIPAPDEVVHSRNIEHLANIPKDALPGLNTDIAFQGKYAFAGNYDGFRIYDISNPKAPKTVSQVLCPGSQNDVSVSGNLLFLSTDSSRSDNSCKSTTQPATEKSSWEGMKIFDISDKSNPRYVSAVETACGSHTHTLVPERRNVYVYVSSYSPNATFPDCRPPHDGISVIKVPRKAPEKAAVVNFPVLFPGEGPDGGGNPGGPTNPGVSKTTGCHDITVLPSEDLAAGACMGDGILFSIKDPENPKVIDQVQDNANFAFWHSATFNQRANKVVFTDELGGGSGATCNAATGPERGANGIYEIKGKGDKRTLVFKSYFKIPRHQADTENCVAHNGSLIPVRGKDLMVQAWYQGGVSVWDFTDSSKPKEIGYFERGPHTTDKITTAGSWSAYYYNGRVYSNDIEKGLDVLKINDKRTDSAQRVRLHELNVQTQPDYFD; from the coding sequence GTGACCCTGTTGAACAATTCCCGAACTCGACGCAGACGCCTGGGAGTCGGAGCGGCCGCGGCCGGACTGCTCGCCGCGCTGCTGACCGCCGCGCCCGCGGGCGCCGTCCCCGACCCCGGTGACAGCCCCGCCGCCCCGAAGAGCGTCTCCAAGAGCGACGAGGCGCGGACGGAGAAGGCCATCGAACGCGGGGAGATACCCGCGCCCGACGAGGTCGTCCACTCCCGCAACATCGAGCACCTCGCCAACATCCCCAAGGACGCGCTGCCGGGCCTCAACACGGACATCGCGTTCCAGGGCAAGTACGCCTTCGCCGGCAATTACGACGGTTTCCGCATCTACGACATCAGCAACCCGAAGGCACCGAAGACGGTTTCCCAGGTGCTCTGCCCGGGATCGCAGAACGACGTCTCCGTCTCCGGGAACCTGCTCTTCCTGTCCACGGACTCCTCGCGCAGCGACAACTCCTGCAAGAGCACCACGCAGCCCGCCACGGAGAAGTCCTCCTGGGAGGGCATGAAGATCTTCGACATCAGCGACAAGTCGAACCCCAGGTACGTCTCCGCCGTCGAGACGGCCTGCGGCTCGCACACGCACACACTGGTGCCGGAGCGCAGGAACGTCTACGTGTACGTCTCCTCGTACTCCCCGAACGCGACGTTCCCCGACTGCCGGCCGCCGCACGACGGGATCTCGGTCATCAAGGTGCCGCGCAAGGCCCCGGAGAAGGCCGCGGTCGTGAACTTCCCCGTGCTCTTCCCCGGTGAGGGCCCCGACGGCGGCGGAAACCCGGGCGGGCCCACCAACCCGGGCGTCTCCAAGACCACCGGCTGCCACGACATCACCGTGCTGCCCTCCGAGGACCTCGCGGCGGGTGCCTGCATGGGCGACGGCATCCTCTTCTCCATCAAGGATCCGGAGAACCCGAAGGTCATCGACCAGGTCCAGGACAACGCCAACTTCGCGTTCTGGCACTCGGCGACCTTCAACCAGCGGGCGAACAAGGTCGTCTTCACCGACGAGCTCGGCGGCGGCTCCGGCGCCACCTGCAACGCGGCCACCGGGCCCGAGCGCGGCGCCAACGGCATCTATGAGATCAAGGGCAAGGGCGACAAGCGCACGCTGGTCTTCAAGAGCTACTTCAAGATCCCGCGCCACCAGGCCGACACCGAGAACTGCGTGGCCCACAACGGCTCGCTGATCCCGGTCAGGGGCAAGGACCTCATGGTCCAGGCCTGGTACCAGGGCGGCGTCTCCGTCTGGGACTTCACCGACTCGAGCAAGCCGAAGGAGATCGGCTACTTCGAACGCGGCCCGCACACCACCGACAAGATCACCACAGCGGGCTCGTGGTCGGCGTACTACTACAACGGCCGCGTCTACTCGAACGACATCGAGAAGGGCCTCGACGTCCTGAAGATCAATGACAAGCGGACCGACTCCGCCCAGCGGGTCCGTCTGCACGAGCTCAACGTCCAGACGCAGCCGGACTACTTCGACTAG
- a CDS encoding HAD family hydrolase, producing MIETIVFDVGETLTKDDRYWSSWADWLQVPRHTLSALVGAVVAQGGDRADALRLVSPDMDVASACRARETAGRGEHLGEADLYPDVRPALGGLQKLGIRVVVAGEGTARTGELLRRLDLPADHIATSGDWGVAKPDPDFFTHVLEAAQADPQATLYVGDHPAHDIFPAQRAGLRTAHIRRGPWGHYWADHPDVADAADLRIDGLTALAALTGR from the coding sequence ATGATCGAGACCATCGTGTTCGACGTGGGGGAGACCCTCACCAAGGACGACCGCTACTGGTCGTCGTGGGCGGACTGGCTGCAGGTTCCGCGCCACACCCTGTCCGCGCTCGTCGGAGCCGTCGTCGCCCAGGGCGGCGACAGGGCCGACGCGCTGCGGCTCGTCAGCCCCGACATGGATGTCGCCTCCGCCTGCCGTGCCCGGGAGACGGCGGGCCGGGGCGAGCACCTGGGCGAGGCGGACCTGTACCCGGACGTGCGGCCGGCCCTCGGCGGTCTGCAGAAACTGGGCATTCGCGTCGTCGTCGCCGGGGAGGGTACGGCGCGCACCGGGGAGCTCCTGCGCCGCCTGGACCTGCCCGCCGACCATATCGCCACATCGGGCGACTGGGGCGTGGCCAAGCCGGACCCGGACTTCTTCACGCACGTACTCGAAGCCGCCCAGGCCGACCCGCAGGCCACGCTCTACGTCGGCGACCACCCGGCCCACGACATCTTCCCCGCGCAGCGGGCGGGGCTGCGGACGGCACACATCCGCCGCGGCCCCTGGGGGCACTACTGGGCCGACCATCCCGACGTCGCCGACGCGGCGGACCTGCGGATCGACGGTCTCACGGCACTGGCCGCGCTGACCGGACGCTGA
- a CDS encoding MarR family winged helix-turn-helix transcriptional regulator: protein MTTENGPVTGHGGDTVAAVVRQWQTVRPDIDTGPMEVIGRINRCAALLQQAEDAPLRRAGLTRAEFDLLGALRRTGHELTPGELARETFSSGAAVTKRLKLLQERELVERRADARDRRVAHVGLTDAGRDLVDAILPEQLAYETVVLSVLDDAGQGRLSGLLGELLAQLEGRLGVRRG from the coding sequence ATGACGACGGAGAACGGCCCGGTGACCGGCCACGGCGGGGACACCGTGGCCGCGGTGGTGCGGCAGTGGCAGACGGTGCGGCCCGACATCGACACCGGACCCATGGAGGTCATCGGCCGCATCAACCGCTGCGCCGCCCTCCTCCAGCAGGCCGAGGACGCGCCGCTGCGCCGGGCGGGCCTGACCCGCGCCGAGTTCGACCTGCTCGGCGCGTTGCGCCGGACCGGACATGAGCTGACCCCCGGTGAGCTGGCCCGGGAGACCTTCTCCTCCGGGGCCGCCGTCACCAAACGGCTCAAGCTGCTGCAGGAGCGGGAGCTCGTCGAGCGGCGCGCCGACGCCCGGGACCGACGGGTCGCGCACGTCGGCCTCACGGACGCGGGACGCGACCTGGTCGACGCGATCCTGCCGGAGCAGCTCGCGTACGAAACGGTCGTCCTGTCCGTGCTCGACGACGCGGGACAGGGGCGACTCAGCGGACTCCTCGGCGAGTTGCTCGCTCAGCTGGAGGGGCGTCTCGGCGTGCGGAGGGGGTGA
- a CDS encoding HAD family hydrolase codes for MTVRAVLFDFSGTLFRVESAECWLRAVLAELEVPLSAGESALAAEALARAGALPGGAHPTHVPDHLAELWAARDRTAELHRAAFTGLAREVPLPDPRLYDALYARHMTPPAWRPYPDAAEVLAGLRERGIGVAVVSNVGWDLRPVFRAHGLDAYVDAYVLSYEHEIQKPDPRLFAVACDALGVAPREALMVGDDRRADGGAAGIGCAVHFVEHLPVEQRPAGLRPVLGLVG; via the coding sequence ATGACCGTCAGGGCCGTGCTCTTCGACTTCTCCGGGACGTTGTTCCGCGTCGAATCGGCCGAGTGCTGGCTGCGGGCCGTGCTCGCGGAGCTCGAAGTGCCGCTGTCGGCGGGCGAGTCGGCGCTGGCCGCCGAGGCGCTGGCGAGGGCGGGCGCGCTCCCCGGCGGCGCCCACCCGACCCACGTACCGGACCACCTCGCCGAGTTGTGGGCGGCCCGCGACCGGACCGCGGAGCTGCATCGCGCCGCGTTCACCGGTCTGGCCCGTGAGGTGCCGCTCCCCGACCCGCGGCTCTACGACGCGCTGTACGCCCGGCACATGACCCCACCCGCGTGGCGGCCCTATCCCGACGCCGCGGAGGTCCTGGCCGGGCTGCGGGAGCGCGGCATCGGGGTCGCGGTGGTGAGCAACGTCGGATGGGATCTGCGGCCGGTGTTCCGCGCCCATGGGCTGGACGCGTATGTCGACGCGTACGTCCTGTCGTACGAGCACGAGATCCAGAAGCCCGACCCGCGGCTCTTCGCCGTGGCCTGCGACGCACTGGGCGTGGCTCCTCGGGAGGCCCTGATGGTCGGGGACGACCGGCGGGCGGACGGCGGCGCGGCCGGGATCGGGTGTGCGGTGCACTTCGTCGAGCATCTGCCGGTGGAACAGCGGCCCGCGGGCCTGCGGCCCGTGCTCGGACTCGTCGGATGA